The Psychroflexus sp. ALD_RP9 region GAATTAACTGCCGTACAATATCACTTCCTATTGAGCCAGCTGCACCTGTTACTAAAATAGTTTTCCCTAGATAAATTGACTTCAACTTTTCCTTATTTAATTTTATTGGGTTCCGTTGAAGCAAATCTTCTAAATTAATCTCCTTGATTTGAGATAAGACATTAGTTGTATCATTCCAATCTTGGATTTCAGGAAGTTTATATACTTTAATATTATTTTCAAGAAGTACATCTATTTTTTTTTGAAGCGATTGATCTAACTGATCTAATTTACTACTATTTATGATAACGCATTGCTCATTTTGGCTACCTAACAAATCATCTACCTGTACAATTGGGAGGTTAAAAATTCTATTGCGTTTTATTTTTGAATTTACGTTTACAAAACCAGAAAGTTTAAATTTGGTTTGGGTATCAGAAATAATCCCTTCGGCAATAGCAACATCAGCTAGGCTCGTACCTAAAATATAAGCGTTGGTCGTGGTTTGAGTGGCATGAATTAATTGATAAGCTCTCTTAACTACAATTCTGAATAAAAATAATATTGAAAACAATATGAAGCCATACATAATTAAACCAGCATCAACAATTATTTTTATTTCATAAGCCATGTAATAAATATTATTGATTATCAACAAGATAGCTACTGAAAAGATAGTGGTTTGAATTAACTTAATGGCATCTCGAAAACCTGTATATCTTACAATCCCTGAATAACTTCTGAACATTAAAAAAGCTATAATTTGTACTGCTAGAATTGTAAAAAGTTTCCAAGAAAACTCAAAATAAATTAGCCGTGGCGACTGAATCGAGGATATTAAAAAAAAAGTGGTTTGAGCTGAAATAAAAGCGATTAGAAAATCGATAGAAAAAATTAGATATCGAGGAACGTAATTTCTAGAAAGCTTTTTAAGGATACTTATAGTTAGTAACTTTAATTTCAGCACGTTTACTTAGATTGGTTAGGGTTACAAATTTAAAAAATTATTCTAATTAATTCAACTTCATTGCTTCAAACCATTTAATGTAAAGCTTATAAAATCAATATTTAATTTATATTTGTAACATGAAAAAATTTGGATTCCTGCTTTTAATCGTAATGATTGTTACTTCATGCGCTACCCGAAAAGAAGTTGTTTATTATCAAAACAGTAGTGATGTTAATTTATCGGCAATAGAAAAAGTCTATACACATCCCGTCATACAGACCAATCACATTTTACATATTAGCATATCTTCTGCTAACCCTGAAAGTATAGCTGCGTTCTCTAGAGAAGCTGGAGCCCAACAAATGCAGGCGAGACAGATACAAATGCTTAAAGTTGAAGGCTATCTCGTTAACGAAAATGGTGAAATTAATTTCCCTGAATTAGGCAAAATAAAAGTTAGAGGACTCACAACCCAAAAAGCACAAGACTTAATAGAATCACAATTGAAGGCTTACGTTAAAGATGCAACCGTAAATATCAGAATTATCAACAATTCATTTACTGTACAAGGTGAAGTGAGACAACCCGGAACTTATGAAATTATTGATGAACGCGTTACCCTACCACAGGCGCTTGGTTTAGCTGGTGGCTTAACGATTCGAGGACAACGAGACAACATAAAAATATTTAGACAACTTGAAGATAAACGCGTAGTTAAAACTATAGACTTAACTTCAGTAGATTGGATGAATACCGATTATTATTACATTAACCCTAACGACATTATTTATATAGAACCTAACGACCCTCA contains the following coding sequences:
- a CDS encoding polysaccharide biosynthesis/export family protein, which gives rise to MKKFGFLLLIVMIVTSCATRKEVVYYQNSSDVNLSAIEKVYTHPVIQTNHILHISISSANPESIAAFSREAGAQQMQARQIQMLKVEGYLVNENGEINFPELGKIKVRGLTTQKAQDLIESQLKAYVKDATVNIRIINNSFTVQGEVRQPGTYEIIDERVTLPQALGLAGGLTIRGQRDNIKIFRQLEDKRVVKTIDLTSVDWMNTDYYYINPNDIIYIEPNDPQIKSAGFITNVGTLLSVFSILLSTAVLLFR